In Mytilus edulis chromosome 3, xbMytEdul2.2, whole genome shotgun sequence, the genomic window AAACAACTTTGTAGACAACTCTGTAGGTTCCATATTTAAGGAAATTGCTCGTTCACCTCAAACAGCTGAGAGAGTATTTGATAAAGTGGGTGACACAACCAAATTGTCTTCAGCATTTATCTAACTTCTCATTTTTCAAGAGTGTGTTATTTGTATTAAAATGGTTTTCAGTGTATTGTATTTAACGTTTGCTGaagatttgtatatatatgaataaatctgaatttattaattttgtatttatttacttACTGATAACAATAAACGTGAAgtaattggcaatgagacaattATCGGACAATACGGCGTATAATGATAACCAGATTAAGCGTTACAGTTTATGAAAAAAACTACTataaatttcatggttttgtctttCACATATGTTAAAGGAATTAGTTTTGGTTAGTTTAGGGTTTTGTTTTTATGAGCTTTGGGATTGATAGTTCATAAGGTATGATAAACGAATAGGGATTTGCTTCAATGGTAACAATTTTGAGAGTATGGATATGCTAACTGAAATTTCACGCTCCAATACTAAAAGCATCTAGTTACTTGGAGTGTGGTGTCACTTAGGATAGCCCATATCCTAAGCGACATCTCACGATATTTCGAGATACAGTTGATCTAAGGATGGAGGTTGAATCTTTCTCTCTCTGAGATAGCATTAGTTTGTTGGCCGAGTGTGTTGGTTTAGTGAAGTTATTGTTCGTTAGAGTAAGAACTTTCGactactattttgttttcccTTCTCCCGCCTCTCTCTTTGTCTGTGCTTTTTCACACTCCAAGAATTGGATGCTCTCTAAAGTTTCACGCTCCAATACTCAACGCATCTAGTTACTTGGAGTGTGGTGTCACTTAGGATAGCCCCATACTATAAGTTGTACATGCATTCCATCGTTTATTCatgaaaatataaagtaaattGATTGTAAATATTCATCATAAGATTTCAAGGTATGTTTATATTCGTATTTACTTGTTCATATACAATTACAGGGATAGTAACATTGCTATACAGTTtatcttatttaattttaacaattgtgAATGTTGACCATGCACTGCCTGCAACATGAGATGCACGTGGATAAAAGACCCACACACTGTCATTAAGTCGTAACTGTACTGTTAGAACAGCAGTACTGGTATTTTCCATCGCGGAAGGATGGTTGCCGTTAAAACTAATCTTTGTGTACGATATAGTATTACCATTTAGGGAAATGTAAAAATGAGCACCATTGGTATTGGAGTAGATTTTTACAGACAAAATGTATAGTCCTTCCTTCTCACATACAAACTTCCCGCTATTTTTAAACGCTGTTATGTTCTTGATGCCAACGCTGAACGCGACGTTGTCAAACTTAATAATACCAGCCTTGTTCGAGTTAGATGAAGGATGTGCAGTCATTGCCactaaaatgaaagaaaaaacgaatatgtgAAATTCAGAATTATGTAAGAAATGTTTATCATGACATGTCAGACGTCTAATTGTACATTGTATATCCTATATTTTGATAATCCTCATAtttacaatagatataaaaatggAAGGCctttatatatgaaaaagaaaggCAAGTTATTTGAAAGAATCCACTTCATCGATTATAATATAATGCACctataaaaatgtttaatcttTTCGATGTATTCCTTAATTCACTAAACTTGAGAAAATAACACAATTTCCAGATTATTCTCATCCAGTAACTTTAAGGTATTCATTTCACTAGTAAAAAAATGCAATGGGAGAAAAGGCGATATCCATCACCAATACCGCCATCTTCTTTAGTTAGATCTTAAAGGatatgtctgggttttttttatggttATTTGTCGCTTagttcatcaaaatatttttaaacggtcgtttttttttttacatttaagtcCTACGTTTGTTTAAATTGGTAGTTCattgtaattataaaaaagaacatgttTAAGCTAATTACCATCATAAAAAGTTGGATATCGATCTCCATGTATAAAGATGAAAGTCCTCGTTCATTAATGAAATTTTTCTATGTAGCCAGGTTGATATGGAGTTCATGTGCTAATTGAGTCATTAAGTTATAAACAATTGAGCACATCTTGTTTACTTTTCCTACTGACAATTTTGCCCCTTACAGTATCATAGCAATAAACCTTGCGTGTTGCCTAATCGAAttcaatatatttgaataaaaatactGTTTTATCTAAACTACACAATCACATTCTTATTTAGATATTAATATACATATAATTGAATTTATAACTTAAATTATTACCTGTAGTTTTTGTGTTAAAATTAAGTACTTTAAGTGTTTAAAAGTCAATAAAGGCGACTGTGAACTTAAATCTTTCAATCTTAAAAGTTGCTCCAACATATAACAGAATAGATCAGGTTGATTAAGGAAATATTTGATCGACCTAAAAACATATTATTGTGTTAACTACCAAAAGTAGAACATCGTTTGTGTTAAATGtagattcttcttcttcttcaactTCCAGGTAAGGAGCCAGATTCAAACCTGAATGTTATAGGATCCGCAAAAAAAATCTATAAGATATAACTTATCCCGAGTTATGTGACTCTTTGAATTgcaattgtatttaaaatttatttaaatctaCAATTACCAATAAATACCTTGTTCCGTGCTATTGTCTATCTGTTGCTGTAAATGTATAAAAGTGTGATTATTCATAATGGTTGCTGAGCGCATCTTCGACTCAACATCAAcgaaatgaatattttgattcttttcaacatttttcagttTAATACCTAGATTCGTGATTGACGCATTGTGATTCGTCTGTAAAGTCTTAATTTGCGTTCCTAAATCATTAATTGACGTATTGTGATTAGTTTGTAAAGTGTTCTTTAACATCGCTAATTCATGTCCCTGTGTGATATAATTCTGTTCAAGATTCGAATACTTTTGTTCTAACTGAATATACTTTTGTTCCAAGTTAATAAAATCCGAATTAGAATCGTTGTGTTTTGCAATATCAGCCAACTTCTTTTCAAAAAGATCAAATTTCTGTTGCAGTTGAGAAGTAAGCAACGTAAGAGAGTTGTCCGTATCATGTCGAAGTTTTATTGTTTCTCGATGCACGTTTGCTGTGTCTGCTTGCTGGAACTTCATCTCCTCATAAAATTTAGATATTGTAAGGTACTGATTTGTGATTGTTGTCCCTACATTTCCTTGTGGATTCTCTAGAAGAAAACTGTACGCTGATgccaacaaaagaaaataaaacgcCAACATTGTGTGTTGATAAAACGTTGTAATAGTTATTACTTTTGAATTGTGAATTGTAAtgcaaaatatttgatataaaacgAGTAATATTCGAGTTATTCGTTTTTATCAAGGATATATAGATAGAAATTATCAAATAACCTTTATCTTTATGTCCTATTTGATATTTGTTACAAATCTATGTTGTGACTGAACAAAAACTAATCGATTCAACGAGATCTGCTTTAATTTTGTTCTTACTTCTCAACTCATAATAGATATAAGaggtgtggtgtgagtgccaatgagacaactttccatccaaataacaattaataaaagtaaaacgttataggtcattgtacggccttcaacacggagccttggctcacaccgaacaacaaactataaagggcccccaaattactagtgtgaaaccttccaacggaaaaaccaacggtctaatctatacataaaaaaaatttgaatcttTTGAAACATGTTGAACAAATAATAAATTACAGACATTGGGaaagtaaaaaaaaccaccaGGTTAAAAGAAAGACAAGATATTAGTAATAAAAATACTACCCGCAACTAAAGATTTAACTTCACGAACCCCTTACAAAAACAATGGGGGACCTTAGGTGTTCCGAAAGGGAAAAATGCTCCTGCTTTACAAGTAGCGTAAATTTGTTT contains:
- the LOC139516186 gene encoding uncharacterized protein, producing MLAFYFLLLASAYSFLLENPQGNVGTTITNQYLTISKFYEEMKFQQADTANVHRETIKLRHDTDNSLTLLTSQLQQKFDLFEKKLADIAKHNDSNSDFINLEQKYIQLEQKYSNLEQNYITQGHELAMLKNTLQTNHNTSINDLGTQIKTLQTNHNASITNLGIKLKNVEKNQNIHFVDVESKMRSATIMNNHTFIHLQQQIDNSTEQVAMTAHPSSNSNKAGIIKFDNVAFSVGIKNITAFKNSGKFVCEKEGLYILSVKIYSNTNGAHFYISLNGNTISYTKISFNGNHPSAMENTSTAVLTVQLRLNDSVWVFYPRASHVAGSAWSTFTIVKIK